A single genomic interval of Osmerus eperlanus chromosome 14, fOsmEpe2.1, whole genome shotgun sequence harbors:
- the sh3d19 gene encoding SH3 domain-containing protein 19 isoform X4, producing MSRRRNLRWYVLALQQNRSERNKPEHFISSQGPLSSIRAAIKRTRSVSQSDHARDRRRPEITILSAEPLASNTWFPATSGAFTSPPPPTQPVWTGAIQNSTQPPPSYDQVIKEKTQEHVATPIAAPRQSTTISTQTDPVEEDATVTATPEQTEASLPIKKNSTGQKPLKPPRPSPPKPLRRDLTCENQGCGDTKVNSTQTASITTGSQSKTESAVVPPNLPDSCINTHTPSVSVCFETSNKPSEPVSTQADSPAISSQHPAPSAEPILAKRPTPLPRLKSLKQPIPEEVKVQTLVRLSDSDDGTLVTPIAKTDCSSSKYLQELLDVFCADGLCGQSCDTSDQSDESDQSDMSALHSQRNIRARIQAFESQASTDEGIEGEAAQEYPEPRPRNAHLKAAPPVATKPALVPRASIKTLRDDTQGTTNNHQGAVSSSLAAKPALAPRPSIKSPFFDSVPSTILQPTVFTQAPRPLLPRKPSVDLPYKEESETPPTKIAVLPLSLPSVAARAKAFSSQEEVPALVPLTPWKEPLNLNNHNSTFLSMETNSENDYVESPTTNTPVKPVRSAGSFTRESITRRPTTIRVPSLTGSVKLFEESPDLPPPLPVQKPVGSLPTPIPNRPSFTPSPITRLPSQNSFSFDQEPSLPPRPTGGKVPPPRPPPAKAGPGRPPPPRLDKTGRAPSTYGAPGGSPSPKQPRIQAQKPKRKGPILPPRPKPGHRLYNKYTLELPHGITTFDREGKNPDELSFRRNEVLLLLEQVDHNTFECQIGELRGRVPKCHLQIITPLSHSVPTKETPQEVSPVQRNNPGMQVQALHDFTPEGPSELGLRAGDVVTLVEQVDSDWYRGTCRGSSGFFPVSYAKVLSNASTPTDVRKAKPPAATVSGPRCVARFDFEGEHNDELTFAEGDVIRLLGYVGEEWARGQVGSCSGIFPFAYVDVIEDLPPATQQQSQPSKMALPGMTAPAKTQEAAKPVQSLSSGSQWAVALYDFAGQTEEDLSFQQGERILVLQHIDADWSSGRLGGREGVFPRAYVATSSSDLSQEMGRQPSGSGRAKALFDFQSNCEEELSIQVGDIIANLESMNDEWFLGDLRGKRALVPKNHVEVLVEP from the exons ATCGGTCTGAGAGAAATAAGCCGGAGCATTTCATTTCCAG CCAGGGTCCCCTGTCCTCAATACGAGCTGCCATCAAAAGAA CAAGAAGTGTCTCTCAGAGTGACCACGCCAGGGACAGAAG ACGACCAGAGATCACCATCCTGTCTGCGGAGCCGCTGGCCAGTAACACCTGGTTCCCAGCGACCTCTGGGGCCTTCACTTCACCGCCACCCCCAACCCAGCCAGTCTGGACAGGGGCCATCCAAAACTCCACccag CCCCCACCATCCTATGACCAGGTCATCAAAGAGAAGACCCAGGAGCACGTTGCCACGCCGATCGCAGCCCCACGCCAATCCACAACGATCTCCACTCAGACTGACCCTGTAGAGGAAGACGCCACTGTCACAGCTACACCAGAACAGACAGAGGCTTCACTGCCAATAAAGAAAAACTCTACAG GTCAAAAGCCTCTAAAGCCACCAAGACCTTCACCTCCAAAGCCTTTGCGACGTGACTTGACCTGTGAAAATCAGGGTTGTGGCGACACCAAAGTGAACTCAACACAGACAGCATCCATTACCACTGGCAGCCAAAGCAAAACCGAGTCAGCTGTAGTTCCACCCAATCTGCCAGACAgctgtataaacacacacaccccatctgtttctgtgtgttttgaaACCTCAAACAAACCCTCTGAACCTGTTTCGACCCAGGCAGACTCACCTGCCATCTCGTCCCAGCACCCTGCCCCTTCAGCAGAACCGATACTTGCCAAACGACCCACTCCACTTCCTCGTTTGAAATCCCTCAAGCAACCAATCCCAGAAGAGGTCAAAGTTCAGACCCTGGTCAGACTCAGTGACAGCGATGATGGTACTCTAGTGACCCCCATTGCGAAAACAGACTGTTCCTCCAGTAAGTACCTGCAGGAGCTGTTGGACGTATTTTGTGCAGACGGCCTATGCGGGCAGAGCTGTGACACCAGTGACCAATCAGACGAGAGTGACCAGAGCGACATGAGTGCCCTCCACAGCCAACGGAACATCCGGGCCCGGATCCAAGCCTTCGAGAGCCAGGCCAGCACAGATGAAGGAATAGAAGGGGAAGCTGCCCAGGAATATCCTGAACCCCGACCCAGAAACGCTCACCTCAAAGCCGCCCCCCCAGTGGCCACCAAACCTGCCTTGGTCCCCAGAGCCTCCATCAAAACCCTCAGAGATGACACCCAGGGTACCACTAACAACCACCAAGGGGCAGTCTCTTCATCCTTGGCCGCCAAACCTGCCCTCGCCCCTAGACCCTCCATCAAGTCTCCCTTTTTTGATTCAGTACCTTCTACCATACTTCAACCCACTGTCTTCACCCAAGCCCCCAGACCCCTACTTCCTAGAAAGCCTTCGGTAGACCTACCATATAAGGAGGAATCGGAAACCCCTCCCACCAAGATTGCAGTCTTGCCCCTCTCATTGCCCTCTGTGGCAGCCCGGGCCAAGGCCTTCTCCTCCCAAGAGGAAGTCCCGGCTCTGGTCCCCCTCACACCTTGGAAGGAACCACTAAACCTCAATAACCACAACTCAACCTTTCTGTCCATGGAGACCAACTCAGAGAATGATTATGTTGAAAGCCCCACAA cCAACACCCCAGTCAAGCCAGTACGTAGCGCTGGCTCCTTCACCAGAGAGAGTATCACCAGACGACCTACCACCATCagagtgcccagtctgaccggCTCCGTTAAAC TTTTCGAGGAATCTCcggacctcccccctcctctccctgttcagAAGCCAGTGggctccctccctacccctatCCCCAACAGGCCAAGCTTCACACCATCCCCCATCACACGCCTCCCCTCCCAG AATTCCTTCAGTTTTGATCAAGAGCCGTCTCTCCCCCCACG ACCCACTGGAGGTAAGGTCCCCCCTCCTCGCCCACCTCCTGCCAAAGCTGGCCCAGGacggccccctcctcccaggctAGACAAAACAGGCCGCGCCCCCTCCACCTATGGAGCACCAGGGGGAAGTCCTTCACCCAAGCAGCCCCGGATCCAGGCTCAGAAGCCTAAAAGGAAGGGACCCATACTGCCCCCTAGACCCAAACCTGGTCACCGCCTCTATAATAAATACACG CTTGAGCTTCCTCATGGCATCACAACGTTTGACCGCGAAGGAAAAAACCCAGATGAGTTATCATTCCGG AGGAATGAGGTGCTGCTGTTGCTGGAGCAGGTGGACCATAACACCTTCGAATGCCAGATAGGAGAACTCAGAGGACGCGTCCCGAAGTGTCACCTGCAGATCattactcctctctctcactctgtaccCACCAAGGAAACACCACAG gAAGTGAGTCCAGTCCAAAGAAATAACCCTGGTATGCAGGTGCAGGCCCTCCATGACTTTACTCCAG aGGGTCCATCGGAGCTGGGCCTGAGGGCAGGAGATGTGGTGACCTTGGTGGAGCAGGTGGACAGCGACTGGTACCGCGGCACCTGCAGAGGATCCTCTGGGTTCTTCCCCGTTAGCTATGCCAAAGTCCTG TCAAATGCATCCACACCTACAGATGTCAGGAAGGCCAAGCCCCCAGCTGCTACAGTCAG CGGCCCCAGATGTGTGGCGCGGTTTGACTTTGAGGGCGAGCACAATGACGAGCTGACATTTGCCGAGGGGGACGTGATCCGGCTGCTGGGGTACGTGGGTGAGGAGTGGGCGAGGGGACAGGTAGGAAGCTGCTCCGGAATCTTCCCCTTCGCCTATGTGGATGTCATCGAGGACCTGCCTCCAGCTACTCAGCAACAGTCCCAACCCTCCAAGATGGCTCTGCCCG GCATGACTGCACCGGCCAAGACCCAAGAGGCTGCGAAACCAGTTCAG TCGTTGTCCTCAGGATCACAGTGGGCTGTGGCTCTTTATGACTTTGCTGGGCAGACAGAGGAGGACCTGTCCTTCCAGCAGGGGGAGCGGATCCTGGTCTTGCAGCACATAGACGCAGACTGGAGCTCTGGAAGGCTCGGTGGCCGTGAGGGGGTCTTCCCCAGGGCCTACGTGGCGACTAGCAGCTCAG ACCTTTCTCAAGAGATGGGCAGACAACCCAGTGGTTCAGGGAGAGCCAAGGCACTGTTTGACTTTCAGTCCAACTGTGAGGAAGAGCTCTCCATACAG GTGGGGGACATCATAGCCAACCTGGAGTCAATGAATGACGAGTGGTTCCTGGGAGATCTAAGAGGGAAACGGGCCTTAGTTCCTAAAAACCATGTAGAGGTGTTAGTGGAGCCATGA
- the sh3d19 gene encoding SH3 domain-containing protein 19 isoform X2 codes for MAEAIGNRDEEEEELREMRNQNQATDRSERNKPEHFISSQGPLSSIRAAIKRTRSVSQSDHARDRRRPEITILSAEPLASNTWFPATSGAFTSPPPPTQPVWTGAIQNSTQPPPSYDQVIKEKTQEHVATPIAAPRQSTTISTQTDPVEEDATVTATPEQTEASLPIKKNSTGQKPLKPPRPSPPKPLRRDLTCENQGCGDTKVNSTQTASITTGSQSKTESAVVPPNLPDSCINTHTPSVSVCFETSNKPSEPVSTQADSPAISSQHPAPSAEPILAKRPTPLPRLKSLKQPIPEEVKVQTLVRLSDSDDGTLVTPIAKTDCSSSKYLQELLDVFCADGLCGQSCDTSDQSDESDQSDMSALHSQRNIRARIQAFESQASTDEGIEGEAAQEYPEPRPRNAHLKAAPPVATKPALVPRASIKTLRDDTQGTTNNHQGAVSSSLAAKPALAPRPSIKSPFFDSVPSTILQPTVFTQAPRPLLPRKPSVDLPYKEESETPPTKIAVLPLSLPSVAARAKAFSSQEEVPALVPLTPWKEPLNLNNHNSTFLSMETNSENDYVESPTTNTPVKPVRSAGSFTRESITRRPTTIRVPSLTGSVKLFEESPDLPPPLPVQKPVGSLPTPIPNRPSFTPSPITRLPSQNSFSFDQEPSLPPRPTGGKVPPPRPPPAKAGPGRPPPPRLDKTGRAPSTYGAPGGSPSPKQPRIQAQKPKRKGPILPPRPKPGHRLYNKYTLELPHGITTFDREGKNPDELSFRRNEVLLLLEQVDHNTFECQIGELRGRVPKCHLQIITPLSHSVPTKETPQEVSPVQRNNPGMQVQALHDFTPEGPSELGLRAGDVVTLVEQVDSDWYRGTCRGSSGFFPVSYAKVLSNASTPTDVRKAKPPAATVSGPRCVARFDFEGEHNDELTFAEGDVIRLLGYVGEEWARGQVGSCSGIFPFAYVDVIEDLPPATQQQSQPSKMALPGMTAPAKTQEAAKPVQSLSSGSQWAVALYDFAGQTEEDLSFQQGERILVLQHIDADWSSGRLGGREGVFPRAYVATSSSDLSQEMGRQPSGSGRAKALFDFQSNCEEELSIQVGDIIANLESMNDEWFLGDLRGKRALVPKNHVEVLVEP; via the exons ATCGGTCTGAGAGAAATAAGCCGGAGCATTTCATTTCCAG CCAGGGTCCCCTGTCCTCAATACGAGCTGCCATCAAAAGAA CAAGAAGTGTCTCTCAGAGTGACCACGCCAGGGACAGAAG ACGACCAGAGATCACCATCCTGTCTGCGGAGCCGCTGGCCAGTAACACCTGGTTCCCAGCGACCTCTGGGGCCTTCACTTCACCGCCACCCCCAACCCAGCCAGTCTGGACAGGGGCCATCCAAAACTCCACccag CCCCCACCATCCTATGACCAGGTCATCAAAGAGAAGACCCAGGAGCACGTTGCCACGCCGATCGCAGCCCCACGCCAATCCACAACGATCTCCACTCAGACTGACCCTGTAGAGGAAGACGCCACTGTCACAGCTACACCAGAACAGACAGAGGCTTCACTGCCAATAAAGAAAAACTCTACAG GTCAAAAGCCTCTAAAGCCACCAAGACCTTCACCTCCAAAGCCTTTGCGACGTGACTTGACCTGTGAAAATCAGGGTTGTGGCGACACCAAAGTGAACTCAACACAGACAGCATCCATTACCACTGGCAGCCAAAGCAAAACCGAGTCAGCTGTAGTTCCACCCAATCTGCCAGACAgctgtataaacacacacaccccatctgtttctgtgtgttttgaaACCTCAAACAAACCCTCTGAACCTGTTTCGACCCAGGCAGACTCACCTGCCATCTCGTCCCAGCACCCTGCCCCTTCAGCAGAACCGATACTTGCCAAACGACCCACTCCACTTCCTCGTTTGAAATCCCTCAAGCAACCAATCCCAGAAGAGGTCAAAGTTCAGACCCTGGTCAGACTCAGTGACAGCGATGATGGTACTCTAGTGACCCCCATTGCGAAAACAGACTGTTCCTCCAGTAAGTACCTGCAGGAGCTGTTGGACGTATTTTGTGCAGACGGCCTATGCGGGCAGAGCTGTGACACCAGTGACCAATCAGACGAGAGTGACCAGAGCGACATGAGTGCCCTCCACAGCCAACGGAACATCCGGGCCCGGATCCAAGCCTTCGAGAGCCAGGCCAGCACAGATGAAGGAATAGAAGGGGAAGCTGCCCAGGAATATCCTGAACCCCGACCCAGAAACGCTCACCTCAAAGCCGCCCCCCCAGTGGCCACCAAACCTGCCTTGGTCCCCAGAGCCTCCATCAAAACCCTCAGAGATGACACCCAGGGTACCACTAACAACCACCAAGGGGCAGTCTCTTCATCCTTGGCCGCCAAACCTGCCCTCGCCCCTAGACCCTCCATCAAGTCTCCCTTTTTTGATTCAGTACCTTCTACCATACTTCAACCCACTGTCTTCACCCAAGCCCCCAGACCCCTACTTCCTAGAAAGCCTTCGGTAGACCTACCATATAAGGAGGAATCGGAAACCCCTCCCACCAAGATTGCAGTCTTGCCCCTCTCATTGCCCTCTGTGGCAGCCCGGGCCAAGGCCTTCTCCTCCCAAGAGGAAGTCCCGGCTCTGGTCCCCCTCACACCTTGGAAGGAACCACTAAACCTCAATAACCACAACTCAACCTTTCTGTCCATGGAGACCAACTCAGAGAATGATTATGTTGAAAGCCCCACAA cCAACACCCCAGTCAAGCCAGTACGTAGCGCTGGCTCCTTCACCAGAGAGAGTATCACCAGACGACCTACCACCATCagagtgcccagtctgaccggCTCCGTTAAAC TTTTCGAGGAATCTCcggacctcccccctcctctccctgttcagAAGCCAGTGggctccctccctacccctatCCCCAACAGGCCAAGCTTCACACCATCCCCCATCACACGCCTCCCCTCCCAG AATTCCTTCAGTTTTGATCAAGAGCCGTCTCTCCCCCCACG ACCCACTGGAGGTAAGGTCCCCCCTCCTCGCCCACCTCCTGCCAAAGCTGGCCCAGGacggccccctcctcccaggctAGACAAAACAGGCCGCGCCCCCTCCACCTATGGAGCACCAGGGGGAAGTCCTTCACCCAAGCAGCCCCGGATCCAGGCTCAGAAGCCTAAAAGGAAGGGACCCATACTGCCCCCTAGACCCAAACCTGGTCACCGCCTCTATAATAAATACACG CTTGAGCTTCCTCATGGCATCACAACGTTTGACCGCGAAGGAAAAAACCCAGATGAGTTATCATTCCGG AGGAATGAGGTGCTGCTGTTGCTGGAGCAGGTGGACCATAACACCTTCGAATGCCAGATAGGAGAACTCAGAGGACGCGTCCCGAAGTGTCACCTGCAGATCattactcctctctctcactctgtaccCACCAAGGAAACACCACAG gAAGTGAGTCCAGTCCAAAGAAATAACCCTGGTATGCAGGTGCAGGCCCTCCATGACTTTACTCCAG aGGGTCCATCGGAGCTGGGCCTGAGGGCAGGAGATGTGGTGACCTTGGTGGAGCAGGTGGACAGCGACTGGTACCGCGGCACCTGCAGAGGATCCTCTGGGTTCTTCCCCGTTAGCTATGCCAAAGTCCTG TCAAATGCATCCACACCTACAGATGTCAGGAAGGCCAAGCCCCCAGCTGCTACAGTCAG CGGCCCCAGATGTGTGGCGCGGTTTGACTTTGAGGGCGAGCACAATGACGAGCTGACATTTGCCGAGGGGGACGTGATCCGGCTGCTGGGGTACGTGGGTGAGGAGTGGGCGAGGGGACAGGTAGGAAGCTGCTCCGGAATCTTCCCCTTCGCCTATGTGGATGTCATCGAGGACCTGCCTCCAGCTACTCAGCAACAGTCCCAACCCTCCAAGATGGCTCTGCCCG GCATGACTGCACCGGCCAAGACCCAAGAGGCTGCGAAACCAGTTCAG TCGTTGTCCTCAGGATCACAGTGGGCTGTGGCTCTTTATGACTTTGCTGGGCAGACAGAGGAGGACCTGTCCTTCCAGCAGGGGGAGCGGATCCTGGTCTTGCAGCACATAGACGCAGACTGGAGCTCTGGAAGGCTCGGTGGCCGTGAGGGGGTCTTCCCCAGGGCCTACGTGGCGACTAGCAGCTCAG ACCTTTCTCAAGAGATGGGCAGACAACCCAGTGGTTCAGGGAGAGCCAAGGCACTGTTTGACTTTCAGTCCAACTGTGAGGAAGAGCTCTCCATACAG GTGGGGGACATCATAGCCAACCTGGAGTCAATGAATGACGAGTGGTTCCTGGGAGATCTAAGAGGGAAACGGGCCTTAGTTCCTAAAAACCATGTAGAGGTGTTAGTGGAGCCATGA
- the sh3d19 gene encoding SH3 domain-containing protein 19 isoform X1 — protein MPGILFISVECRPFSKGEVIVYECCNQGCHDRSERNKPEHFISSQGPLSSIRAAIKRTRSVSQSDHARDRRRPEITILSAEPLASNTWFPATSGAFTSPPPPTQPVWTGAIQNSTQPPPSYDQVIKEKTQEHVATPIAAPRQSTTISTQTDPVEEDATVTATPEQTEASLPIKKNSTGQKPLKPPRPSPPKPLRRDLTCENQGCGDTKVNSTQTASITTGSQSKTESAVVPPNLPDSCINTHTPSVSVCFETSNKPSEPVSTQADSPAISSQHPAPSAEPILAKRPTPLPRLKSLKQPIPEEVKVQTLVRLSDSDDGTLVTPIAKTDCSSSKYLQELLDVFCADGLCGQSCDTSDQSDESDQSDMSALHSQRNIRARIQAFESQASTDEGIEGEAAQEYPEPRPRNAHLKAAPPVATKPALVPRASIKTLRDDTQGTTNNHQGAVSSSLAAKPALAPRPSIKSPFFDSVPSTILQPTVFTQAPRPLLPRKPSVDLPYKEESETPPTKIAVLPLSLPSVAARAKAFSSQEEVPALVPLTPWKEPLNLNNHNSTFLSMETNSENDYVESPTTNTPVKPVRSAGSFTRESITRRPTTIRVPSLTGSVKLFEESPDLPPPLPVQKPVGSLPTPIPNRPSFTPSPITRLPSQNSFSFDQEPSLPPRPTGGKVPPPRPPPAKAGPGRPPPPRLDKTGRAPSTYGAPGGSPSPKQPRIQAQKPKRKGPILPPRPKPGHRLYNKYTLELPHGITTFDREGKNPDELSFRRNEVLLLLEQVDHNTFECQIGELRGRVPKCHLQIITPLSHSVPTKETPQEVSPVQRNNPGMQVQALHDFTPEGPSELGLRAGDVVTLVEQVDSDWYRGTCRGSSGFFPVSYAKVLSNASTPTDVRKAKPPAATVSGPRCVARFDFEGEHNDELTFAEGDVIRLLGYVGEEWARGQVGSCSGIFPFAYVDVIEDLPPATQQQSQPSKMALPGMTAPAKTQEAAKPVQSLSSGSQWAVALYDFAGQTEEDLSFQQGERILVLQHIDADWSSGRLGGREGVFPRAYVATSSSDLSQEMGRQPSGSGRAKALFDFQSNCEEELSIQVGDIIANLESMNDEWFLGDLRGKRALVPKNHVEVLVEP, from the exons ATCGGTCTGAGAGAAATAAGCCGGAGCATTTCATTTCCAG CCAGGGTCCCCTGTCCTCAATACGAGCTGCCATCAAAAGAA CAAGAAGTGTCTCTCAGAGTGACCACGCCAGGGACAGAAG ACGACCAGAGATCACCATCCTGTCTGCGGAGCCGCTGGCCAGTAACACCTGGTTCCCAGCGACCTCTGGGGCCTTCACTTCACCGCCACCCCCAACCCAGCCAGTCTGGACAGGGGCCATCCAAAACTCCACccag CCCCCACCATCCTATGACCAGGTCATCAAAGAGAAGACCCAGGAGCACGTTGCCACGCCGATCGCAGCCCCACGCCAATCCACAACGATCTCCACTCAGACTGACCCTGTAGAGGAAGACGCCACTGTCACAGCTACACCAGAACAGACAGAGGCTTCACTGCCAATAAAGAAAAACTCTACAG GTCAAAAGCCTCTAAAGCCACCAAGACCTTCACCTCCAAAGCCTTTGCGACGTGACTTGACCTGTGAAAATCAGGGTTGTGGCGACACCAAAGTGAACTCAACACAGACAGCATCCATTACCACTGGCAGCCAAAGCAAAACCGAGTCAGCTGTAGTTCCACCCAATCTGCCAGACAgctgtataaacacacacaccccatctgtttctgtgtgttttgaaACCTCAAACAAACCCTCTGAACCTGTTTCGACCCAGGCAGACTCACCTGCCATCTCGTCCCAGCACCCTGCCCCTTCAGCAGAACCGATACTTGCCAAACGACCCACTCCACTTCCTCGTTTGAAATCCCTCAAGCAACCAATCCCAGAAGAGGTCAAAGTTCAGACCCTGGTCAGACTCAGTGACAGCGATGATGGTACTCTAGTGACCCCCATTGCGAAAACAGACTGTTCCTCCAGTAAGTACCTGCAGGAGCTGTTGGACGTATTTTGTGCAGACGGCCTATGCGGGCAGAGCTGTGACACCAGTGACCAATCAGACGAGAGTGACCAGAGCGACATGAGTGCCCTCCACAGCCAACGGAACATCCGGGCCCGGATCCAAGCCTTCGAGAGCCAGGCCAGCACAGATGAAGGAATAGAAGGGGAAGCTGCCCAGGAATATCCTGAACCCCGACCCAGAAACGCTCACCTCAAAGCCGCCCCCCCAGTGGCCACCAAACCTGCCTTGGTCCCCAGAGCCTCCATCAAAACCCTCAGAGATGACACCCAGGGTACCACTAACAACCACCAAGGGGCAGTCTCTTCATCCTTGGCCGCCAAACCTGCCCTCGCCCCTAGACCCTCCATCAAGTCTCCCTTTTTTGATTCAGTACCTTCTACCATACTTCAACCCACTGTCTTCACCCAAGCCCCCAGACCCCTACTTCCTAGAAAGCCTTCGGTAGACCTACCATATAAGGAGGAATCGGAAACCCCTCCCACCAAGATTGCAGTCTTGCCCCTCTCATTGCCCTCTGTGGCAGCCCGGGCCAAGGCCTTCTCCTCCCAAGAGGAAGTCCCGGCTCTGGTCCCCCTCACACCTTGGAAGGAACCACTAAACCTCAATAACCACAACTCAACCTTTCTGTCCATGGAGACCAACTCAGAGAATGATTATGTTGAAAGCCCCACAA cCAACACCCCAGTCAAGCCAGTACGTAGCGCTGGCTCCTTCACCAGAGAGAGTATCACCAGACGACCTACCACCATCagagtgcccagtctgaccggCTCCGTTAAAC TTTTCGAGGAATCTCcggacctcccccctcctctccctgttcagAAGCCAGTGggctccctccctacccctatCCCCAACAGGCCAAGCTTCACACCATCCCCCATCACACGCCTCCCCTCCCAG AATTCCTTCAGTTTTGATCAAGAGCCGTCTCTCCCCCCACG ACCCACTGGAGGTAAGGTCCCCCCTCCTCGCCCACCTCCTGCCAAAGCTGGCCCAGGacggccccctcctcccaggctAGACAAAACAGGCCGCGCCCCCTCCACCTATGGAGCACCAGGGGGAAGTCCTTCACCCAAGCAGCCCCGGATCCAGGCTCAGAAGCCTAAAAGGAAGGGACCCATACTGCCCCCTAGACCCAAACCTGGTCACCGCCTCTATAATAAATACACG CTTGAGCTTCCTCATGGCATCACAACGTTTGACCGCGAAGGAAAAAACCCAGATGAGTTATCATTCCGG AGGAATGAGGTGCTGCTGTTGCTGGAGCAGGTGGACCATAACACCTTCGAATGCCAGATAGGAGAACTCAGAGGACGCGTCCCGAAGTGTCACCTGCAGATCattactcctctctctcactctgtaccCACCAAGGAAACACCACAG gAAGTGAGTCCAGTCCAAAGAAATAACCCTGGTATGCAGGTGCAGGCCCTCCATGACTTTACTCCAG aGGGTCCATCGGAGCTGGGCCTGAGGGCAGGAGATGTGGTGACCTTGGTGGAGCAGGTGGACAGCGACTGGTACCGCGGCACCTGCAGAGGATCCTCTGGGTTCTTCCCCGTTAGCTATGCCAAAGTCCTG TCAAATGCATCCACACCTACAGATGTCAGGAAGGCCAAGCCCCCAGCTGCTACAGTCAG CGGCCCCAGATGTGTGGCGCGGTTTGACTTTGAGGGCGAGCACAATGACGAGCTGACATTTGCCGAGGGGGACGTGATCCGGCTGCTGGGGTACGTGGGTGAGGAGTGGGCGAGGGGACAGGTAGGAAGCTGCTCCGGAATCTTCCCCTTCGCCTATGTGGATGTCATCGAGGACCTGCCTCCAGCTACTCAGCAACAGTCCCAACCCTCCAAGATGGCTCTGCCCG GCATGACTGCACCGGCCAAGACCCAAGAGGCTGCGAAACCAGTTCAG TCGTTGTCCTCAGGATCACAGTGGGCTGTGGCTCTTTATGACTTTGCTGGGCAGACAGAGGAGGACCTGTCCTTCCAGCAGGGGGAGCGGATCCTGGTCTTGCAGCACATAGACGCAGACTGGAGCTCTGGAAGGCTCGGTGGCCGTGAGGGGGTCTTCCCCAGGGCCTACGTGGCGACTAGCAGCTCAG ACCTTTCTCAAGAGATGGGCAGACAACCCAGTGGTTCAGGGAGAGCCAAGGCACTGTTTGACTTTCAGTCCAACTGTGAGGAAGAGCTCTCCATACAG GTGGGGGACATCATAGCCAACCTGGAGTCAATGAATGACGAGTGGTTCCTGGGAGATCTAAGAGGGAAACGGGCCTTAGTTCCTAAAAACCATGTAGAGGTGTTAGTGGAGCCATGA